The following proteins are encoded in a genomic region of Ornithinibacillus sp. 4-3:
- a CDS encoding ABC transporter permease, with product MKGILLARVREFIRNPYTFLMFTAMSVLFAWVISLGGTGESGGVPVPIYTEKGAENYQSILEENAAFQFYSVDETRLEKEIREGKADVGVRLFEDDYHILVGVESPNIGLIQQTIQEVYAENIQETFIQEVAQDKGMNSDDLISSYREVVSEGLIDVSVHSFAGEESWQYDGDVHRIGGFAIFFAIYTIAYGVVKILTEKRTGIWDRMILSPVKKSEMYIANLLYSFIEGYLQIIIIFAVFYFWKDITFNDQIGNILLMLIPYALAIVAMSILITALVKNYEQFHASISVIAVSLAMIGGAFWPLEIVSNPILLFLAKLNPVKYGLDIIQGAAVYGYSFTELLQPISVLLLMAVLFTGLGIHLMEKRYL from the coding sequence ATGAAAGGAATACTATTAGCACGAGTACGAGAATTTATTCGAAATCCATACACCTTTCTTATGTTTACTGCCATGTCTGTTTTATTTGCTTGGGTAATATCTCTTGGGGGTACGGGAGAGAGTGGAGGTGTTCCAGTACCTATCTATACAGAAAAAGGTGCAGAAAACTATCAAAGCATTTTAGAAGAGAATGCGGCTTTTCAATTTTACTCAGTTGATGAAACGAGATTAGAGAAGGAAATTAGAGAAGGCAAAGCAGATGTTGGCGTACGCTTATTTGAAGATGATTATCATATTTTAGTAGGTGTTGAATCACCAAATATAGGTTTGATTCAACAAACGATTCAAGAAGTTTATGCAGAAAATATTCAAGAAACTTTCATTCAAGAGGTAGCTCAGGATAAAGGCATGAATTCAGATGACTTGATCTCCTCTTATCGAGAAGTAGTATCTGAAGGGCTTATAGACGTTTCTGTACACAGCTTTGCAGGTGAAGAATCCTGGCAGTACGATGGTGATGTGCATCGAATTGGTGGATTTGCTATTTTCTTTGCTATCTATACGATTGCCTATGGCGTTGTAAAAATACTTACTGAAAAGCGAACGGGAATTTGGGATCGAATGATTTTATCTCCGGTGAAGAAATCAGAAATGTATATTGCTAATTTGCTTTATAGCTTTATTGAAGGTTATTTACAAATTATCATTATATTCGCTGTATTTTATTTCTGGAAGGACATTACATTCAATGATCAGATAGGTAATATTTTACTTATGTTAATTCCGTATGCATTAGCAATCGTCGCAATGTCGATTTTAATTACCGCATTGGTAAAAAACTATGAACAGTTTCATGCGAGCATTAGTGTGATCGCAGTTAGCTTAGCGATGATTGGTGGAGCATTTTGGCCACTTGAAATTGTTAGTAATCCAATCTTATTATTTTTAGCTAAATTAAATCCGGTGAAATATGGTTTAGATATTATTCAAGGTGCAGCTGTATATGGATATTCCTTTACAGAGCTGTTACAACCAATTAGTGTCTTGCTATTAATGGCAGTTTTATTTACAGGATTAGGTAT
- a CDS encoding ABC transporter permease produces MLFQLVKKQMLLIWRNPVQIFYLFGLPIILIIILSMALAGFMEGGSPQINLKVAWLAHGDEAEEVEQFIQEIEASGIPAEAVGNKEDLQLTKILREEILQGEELQEMIELEEISEAEKTTVLADDSYSSLIEIPENFTYDMLHNMIDSNRQKAELVLHVNQEDGIYSSVLSQILDQFNETLAVQTFLNQNDLALDWDAISEATNIGERVSLEQSNPISSGDYYTVGMTVFTALYIASTIGMFVTRERQDQIFDRIIISDMSRWQYFFSVLISGALLTFIQFIGVFTFSYFVLGVSFNNLGNFLLTTACYSIAVGGIAVLLTAISYRLKTEAIIGLFTGVITSVLAFLGGSFFPVGELSESIQQIGNMTPNGAALSAYIQLLRGSGIEAVSNYLIFMLSFGIVMIIIAAMSFPKRGAAR; encoded by the coding sequence ATGTTATTTCAACTCGTTAAAAAACAAATGCTCCTCATTTGGCGTAATCCAGTACAAATCTTCTATCTATTTGGATTGCCAATCATCTTAATTATTATTTTAAGCATGGCATTAGCTGGTTTTATGGAAGGTGGCAGTCCGCAAATAAATTTAAAAGTAGCATGGCTTGCGCATGGAGATGAAGCAGAAGAAGTGGAGCAATTTATTCAGGAAATAGAGGCAAGTGGCATACCTGCAGAAGCAGTTGGAAATAAAGAAGACCTGCAATTGACAAAAATTCTTCGTGAAGAGATTTTACAAGGTGAAGAACTACAGGAAATGATTGAGTTAGAAGAAATATCAGAAGCAGAAAAAACAACTGTGTTAGCAGATGATTCTTATTCCAGTTTAATAGAGATTCCAGAAAATTTCACTTATGATATGTTACACAACATGATCGATTCAAACAGACAAAAGGCTGAGCTAGTTTTACATGTAAATCAGGAAGATGGTATCTATTCCAGTGTTCTATCACAAATTTTAGACCAATTTAATGAAACACTCGCAGTTCAAACATTTCTCAATCAAAATGACTTGGCTCTTGATTGGGATGCGATATCAGAAGCAACAAATATAGGAGAACGTGTTTCTTTAGAGCAGTCAAATCCGATTTCTTCAGGGGATTATTATACAGTTGGTATGACTGTATTTACAGCCCTTTATATTGCTTCAACCATTGGAATGTTTGTAACCAGAGAAAGACAGGATCAAATTTTTGATCGTATTATTATTAGTGATATGTCGAGATGGCAATATTTCTTTAGTGTATTAATTTCAGGAGCGTTGTTAACCTTCATTCAATTTATTGGTGTTTTCACATTTTCATATTTTGTTTTGGGGGTAAGTTTTAATAATCTAGGGAATTTTTTATTGACAACAGCTTGTTATTCAATTGCTGTTGGAGGAATTGCTGTTTTACTTACGGCAATTAGCTATCGCCTTAAGACAGAAGCAATTATTGGCTTGTTTACTGGGGTAATCACATCTGTACTAGCTTTTCTCGGTGGTAGCTTTTTCCCAGTTGGTGAATTATCTGAGTCCATACAACAAATAGGAAATATGACACCAAATGGTGCTGCCTTAAGTGCTTATATTCAGTTGCTTCGAGGAAGTGGTATAGAAGCTGTTTCAAACTATCTTATCTTCATGCTTAGCTTCGGTATAGTAATGATTATTATCGCTGCGATGAGCTTTCCGAAAAGGGGTGCAGCACGATGA
- a CDS encoding ATP-binding cassette domain-containing protein, translated as MLELVDISKRFKKIEAVKTFNMFIEQGEIIGLLGPNGAGKSTAISILSTLVEPTEGDVRYLKKSVVKRPSPLRKVIGVVPQEIALYPQLSAEENLFFFGRIYRLKGPVLKQRVEEILEQIGLTEKRKVLVETFSGGMKRRLNIGVAMLHKPKILIMDEPTVGIDPQSRSYILETVKRLNQEEGMTVIYTSHYMEEVDYLCDRIYIMDQGSLIASGTKDEIKQILSSENTISIQSDRWSNKFIEELKEYPSITQMQVEEKEITLIIPKEVNLFSDIISITDKHDINLRSLHVKSPTLEDVFLHLTGRALRD; from the coding sequence ATGTTAGAGTTAGTTGATATTTCAAAACGGTTTAAAAAAATAGAAGCGGTTAAGACATTCAATATGTTTATCGAGCAAGGAGAAATCATTGGTTTGCTAGGACCAAATGGAGCAGGAAAATCCACAGCCATTTCCATTTTATCTACGTTAGTAGAACCAACAGAGGGTGATGTTCGTTACTTGAAAAAATCTGTTGTTAAGAGACCATCACCTTTGCGTAAAGTGATTGGGGTTGTTCCACAAGAGATTGCACTATATCCGCAACTATCGGCAGAAGAAAATTTATTTTTCTTTGGAAGAATTTATCGGTTAAAGGGACCGGTATTAAAGCAACGAGTCGAAGAAATATTAGAACAGATTGGTTTGACAGAAAAGCGAAAAGTGTTAGTGGAGACATTTTCTGGGGGAATGAAAAGACGTTTAAATATTGGTGTGGCTATGTTGCACAAACCTAAAATTTTGATTATGGATGAACCAACAGTAGGAATCGATCCACAATCAAGAAGCTATATTTTAGAAACAGTTAAACGTTTGAATCAAGAAGAGGGTATGACTGTTATTTACACTAGTCACTATATGGAAGAAGTCGATTACCTCTGTGATCGTATTTATATTATGGATCAAGGAAGTTTAATAGCTTCAGGGACAAAGGATGAAATTAAACAAATTCTTTCTTCTGAAAATACGATATCTATTCAATCTGATCGATGGAGTAATAAGTTTATTGAGGAATTAAAAGAATATCCTTCTATCACTCAAATGCAGGTGGAAGAGAAGGAGATAACTTTAATTATTCCAAAAGAGGTCAATCTGTTCTCAGATATTATTTCAATAACAGATAAGCATGATATTAATTTACGTTCATTACATGTGAAGTCGCCAACATTAGAAGATGTTTTTCTACATTTAACAGGAAGAGCATTACGTGATTAG
- a CDS encoding DUF4825 domain-containing protein produces MNKIVKSWLSLLLILTFLGGCKSNEVDANPDVYQYKDSMVGDNSAIGNIINQLPGSEGSIDFELKTKEEPYGIILNYHRKESEQAFKEIVIYRATFLFALVQNVDWITFNFDTDAYTITKEEIQAWYDKELSDISNKDELIEIIQAHLEDDAKVNQLLYE; encoded by the coding sequence TTGAATAAAATCGTGAAATCATGGTTGTCATTATTACTCATCCTAACTTTTTTAGGTGGATGTAAATCAAATGAGGTAGATGCAAATCCTGATGTTTATCAATATAAAGATTCAATGGTAGGCGATAACAGCGCTATAGGGAATATTATTAATCAATTACCAGGTTCTGAAGGTTCAATTGATTTTGAGCTTAAAACGAAGGAAGAACCCTATGGAATTATTCTAAATTATCATAGAAAAGAATCGGAGCAAGCTTTTAAAGAAATAGTGATATACCGGGCAACATTCCTATTTGCATTAGTACAAAATGTAGATTGGATTACATTTAATTTTGACACCGATGCATATACAATTACGAAAGAAGAAATCCAAGCTTGGTATGACAAGGAATTAAGTGACATTTCGAATAAAGATGAACTAATCGAGATCATACAAGCACATCTAGAGGATGATGCGAAAGTGAACCAATTATTATACGAATAA
- a CDS encoding response regulator, whose translation MFHVMLVEDQEIVRQGLRMILEQDEHIRVSCEASNGIEAMEKIAAHHVDVIFMDIRMPDMNGIEATRKIKKQYPEIYIVMLTTFNDDDYALEALNEGASGFLLKTSDGSKLIEAVYSVMNGGLVLHDEVSAKVVPKLLEQTKKTVSTMGIELTDREKAITRQIGQGKTNKEIAAELHLSVGTVKNHISVILQKTDSRDRTQLAIYAVKHHIS comes from the coding sequence ATGTTTCACGTAATGCTAGTAGAAGATCAAGAAATTGTGCGACAGGGATTACGAATGATTTTAGAACAAGATGAGCATATTCGTGTGAGCTGTGAAGCAAGTAATGGAATAGAAGCAATGGAAAAAATAGCTGCACATCATGTAGATGTTATTTTTATGGATATTCGTATGCCAGATATGAACGGGATAGAAGCTACCAGAAAAATAAAAAAGCAGTACCCAGAAATATATATTGTCATGCTAACAACATTTAATGATGATGATTACGCATTAGAAGCGTTGAATGAAGGAGCAAGTGGATTTCTACTAAAAACATCAGATGGAAGTAAATTAATTGAAGCAGTGTATAGTGTGATGAATGGTGGTTTAGTTTTACATGATGAAGTATCAGCAAAAGTAGTGCCAAAGTTATTGGAACAAACTAAAAAGACTGTTTCTACAATGGGTATTGAGCTAACTGATAGAGAAAAAGCGATTACGAGACAAATCGGACAAGGGAAAACAAATAAAGAAATTGCCGCTGAGCTACATTTATCTGTTGGTACAGTTAAAAACCATATTTCGGTTATTTTGCAAAAGACAGATTCACGTGATCGAACACAGCTAGCGATTTATGCTGTTAAACATCATATTTCATAG
- a CDS encoding histidine kinase, with amino-acid sequence MKQFWLTFSLFFILWLGLLLFDSTYLPYHFFLFAGSLALFFLQSFRTKLLYLFLGNYLIILCTGLFFIEHTLFAQALIWFLLILGARQLQSKEFYLLSIAAIIVSVVFSFYSSIDYYLIFTTTFILVCSFLIHQQWSKDTYYQHLYEELRDAYRELKRLHIVAEESVKMEERTRIARDMHDSVGHRLTALIMQIEMLAIQYPNLDLTQMKELANSSLQETRDAVKALKVDETEGIATVVHLIRKLEAESHLNVHFTIKNGVLSIPISNAKSVTLYRVIQEGITNAMRHANSREVFVGLSTSADHAIQFEISNAVYEHKPFELGFGLTNMRKRIEELEGKLEILPLPDKFVLTGRIPI; translated from the coding sequence ATGAAACAATTTTGGTTGACCTTTTCATTGTTTTTCATATTATGGTTAGGATTACTTTTATTTGATAGTACCTATCTTCCTTATCACTTCTTTTTATTTGCTGGAAGCTTAGCACTTTTCTTTCTACAGTCATTCCGTACAAAGCTCTTATATTTATTTTTAGGAAATTATCTTATTATTCTCTGTACAGGACTCTTTTTTATAGAACATACGTTATTTGCACAAGCATTAATCTGGTTTTTACTTATCCTTGGTGCAAGACAGTTACAATCAAAAGAATTTTATCTACTGTCTATAGCAGCAATAATAGTAAGTGTTGTTTTCTCCTTCTATTCATCTATTGATTATTATTTGATTTTTACGACAACTTTTATACTTGTATGTAGTTTTCTTATACATCAACAATGGAGCAAGGATACATACTATCAGCATTTATATGAAGAATTAAGGGATGCTTATCGAGAGCTGAAACGTCTTCACATTGTTGCAGAAGAAAGTGTGAAAATGGAAGAGCGTACAAGAATCGCAAGGGATATGCATGATTCAGTGGGGCACCGTTTAACTGCATTAATCATGCAAATTGAAATGCTGGCAATCCAATATCCTAATTTAGATTTAACACAGATGAAAGAATTGGCGAATAGTAGCCTACAGGAAACCAGGGATGCTGTGAAGGCACTTAAAGTGGATGAAACAGAAGGAATTGCAACAGTAGTTCATTTAATTCGTAAATTAGAGGCTGAGAGCCATTTGAATGTTCATTTTACGATAAAAAACGGAGTATTATCTATTCCAATATCCAATGCCAAAAGTGTAACACTCTATCGAGTAATTCAAGAAGGAATTACGAATGCGATGCGCCATGCTAATAGCAGAGAAGTTTTTGTAGGACTAAGTACATCAGCTGATCATGCGATTCAATTTGAAATTAGTAATGCGGTTTATGAGCATAAACCTTTTGAGTTAGGTTTTGGCTTGACTAATATGCGTAAAAGAATTGAGGAATTAGAAGGTAAATTAGAAATCCTGCCATTGCCAGATAAATTTGTTTTAACTGGAAGAATACCTATTTAA
- a CDS encoding polyprenyl synthetase family protein, producing the protein MQVNLAEYINKNKKIIENHLYRSIEAMKIPKNLKDSMLYSLQAGGKRLRPILLFASYESYADNIEKVLNTACALEMIHTYSLIHDDLPAMDDDDYRRGKLTNHKVYGEATAILAGDALLTHSFELVTNDPLLTDKEKVFIVQLLSRASGASGMVAGQILDMEAENKQVSLEKMEEIHRLKTGKLISFAITAGAYLANTNEKQVEHLSSFATYLGLIFQVQDDILDVTGDPEKLGKPVGSDSGNQKSTYPNLLGLEGAIDIKNKYVVLAKEALQKAEVRANYLEALTEYFTERDH; encoded by the coding sequence GTGCAGGTTAACTTAGCAGAGTATATAAATAAAAACAAAAAAATTATTGAAAATCATCTATATCGTAGTATAGAAGCAATGAAAATCCCCAAAAATTTAAAGGATTCTATGCTATACTCCTTACAAGCTGGTGGAAAGCGACTGCGCCCGATTCTTTTATTTGCGAGCTATGAATCGTATGCTGATAATATTGAAAAAGTATTAAATACAGCTTGTGCATTAGAAATGATTCACACTTACTCATTAATTCATGATGATTTACCAGCAATGGATGATGATGATTACCGAAGAGGTAAGCTAACAAATCATAAAGTGTATGGGGAAGCAACTGCTATTTTAGCAGGAGATGCTTTATTAACACATAGTTTTGAACTTGTAACAAATGATCCACTTTTAACAGATAAAGAGAAGGTATTTATTGTTCAATTACTTTCTCGTGCTAGTGGAGCAAGTGGAATGGTTGCAGGACAAATATTAGATATGGAAGCTGAGAATAAACAAGTTTCTTTAGAAAAAATGGAAGAAATTCATCGATTGAAAACTGGAAAATTAATTTCTTTTGCGATTACTGCAGGTGCTTATCTTGCAAATACTAATGAGAAGCAAGTGGAGCATCTATCTTCCTTTGCTACATATTTGGGCTTAATCTTCCAGGTGCAGGATGATATTTTAGATGTGACTGGTGATCCAGAAAAATTAGGGAAGCCTGTTGGTAGTGATAGTGGTAACCAAAAAAGTACATATCCTAATTTACTAGGTTTAGAAGGGGCAATTGACATTAAAAATAAATATGTTGTTTTAGCTAAGGAAGCCCTTCAAAAAGCAGAAGTTAGAGCTAATTATTTAGAAGCATTAACTGAATACTTTACAGAACGTGATCATTAA
- a CDS encoding exodeoxyribonuclease VII small subunit, which produces MTDENKELSFEDAMVKLEDIVKKLEEGDVPLETAISYYQQGMELSKLCNTKLQNVQEKMTMIMNENGELQPFDMLEEE; this is translated from the coding sequence ATGACAGATGAAAATAAAGAGCTTTCTTTCGAAGATGCGATGGTAAAGCTAGAAGATATCGTAAAGAAATTGGAAGAAGGGGATGTGCCTTTAGAAACAGCAATTTCTTATTATCAGCAAGGTATGGAATTATCGAAGCTTTGCAATACAAAATTACAAAATGTACAAGAGAAAATGACGATGATTATGAACGAAAACGGAGAATTACAGCCTTTTGATATGTTGGAGGAAGAATAA
- the xseA gene encoding exodeoxyribonuclease VII large subunit: MTERYLTVTALTKYLKRKFDIDPHLRNVLLKGEISNFNHHSRGHMYFTLKDDKAKIKAAMFSHKNRALKFMPENGMNVLVKGEVSVYEVYGEYQLYVQEMEPDGIGSLYLAYEQLKEELEKKGYFSPTLKKLIPRFPKHIAIITSPNGAAIRDILTTIRRRYPIVNTTIIPAIVQGTEAGKSISHAIQRANDYAAFDLIILGRGGGSIEDLWGFNEKIVAEAIFHSKTPIISAVGHETDHTISDFIADLRAPTPTGAAERAVPSREELHAQISRYQRSMVNIINQLIRNQKEKLNRLTDSYAFRYPNNLIKQKEQELDMLLERINRSQTSLLKEKQVSFQQFFTRFINQHPKKGYNQAIKEQNHLHERLQQSFEKIIKEKELELLNKMDKLILLNPLEVMKRGFAIPYDDAGNMLMSSKKAQIDDHIRVKMSDGALKCQVLEIEVNPDDR, from the coding sequence TTGACAGAGCGTTATTTAACCGTTACTGCTTTAACGAAGTATCTAAAGCGAAAATTTGATATTGATCCTCATCTGAGAAATGTTTTATTAAAAGGTGAGATTTCCAACTTTAATCATCATAGCCGTGGCCATATGTATTTTACATTAAAGGATGACAAGGCAAAAATAAAAGCGGCTATGTTCTCTCATAAAAATCGTGCACTAAAATTTATGCCTGAAAATGGAATGAATGTATTAGTAAAGGGTGAAGTTTCTGTATACGAGGTGTATGGTGAATATCAATTATATGTCCAAGAAATGGAACCAGATGGTATTGGTTCACTTTATTTAGCTTATGAGCAGTTAAAAGAAGAGTTGGAAAAGAAGGGATACTTCTCTCCAACGCTAAAAAAATTGATACCACGCTTTCCAAAGCATATTGCAATTATCACTTCACCAAATGGAGCAGCTATTAGAGATATTTTGACAACGATTAGAAGAAGATATCCGATTGTGAACACTACAATTATTCCAGCTATTGTTCAAGGAACGGAAGCAGGAAAATCGATTAGTCATGCAATACAAAGAGCAAATGATTATGCAGCATTTGACTTAATTATTCTTGGACGTGGTGGAGGATCAATAGAGGATTTATGGGGCTTTAATGAAAAGATAGTTGCAGAAGCAATTTTTCATTCGAAAACACCAATTATTTCTGCGGTCGGACATGAAACAGATCACACGATCAGTGATTTCATTGCTGATTTAAGAGCTCCTACGCCTACTGGAGCAGCAGAAAGAGCTGTACCATCAAGAGAAGAGCTACATGCTCAAATATCTCGCTATCAACGTTCTATGGTTAATATAATTAACCAATTGATTCGTAATCAAAAGGAAAAATTAAATCGTCTAACTGATTCCTATGCTTTTCGATATCCGAATAATCTAATTAAACAAAAAGAACAGGAATTAGACATGCTTCTTGAGCGTATCAATCGTTCGCAAACAAGTCTTCTGAAAGAAAAACAGGTATCATTTCAACAGTTTTTCACAAGGTTTATTAATCAACATCCAAAAAAAGGCTATAATCAAGCTATAAAAGAGCAAAACCATTTACATGAACGACTTCAGCAATCATTCGAAAAAATAATCAAAGAAAAGGAACTGGAGCTATTGAATAAGATGGATAAGCTTATTTTGCTCAATCCTTTAGAAGTTATGAAACGTGGATTTGCTATTCCCTATGATGATGCAGGAAATATGCTGATGTCGAGTAAAAAGGCCCAAATAGATGATCATATTCGTGTGAAGATGAGTGATGGAGCATTAAAATGTCAAGTGTTGGAAATAGAGGTGAATCCAGATGACAGATGA
- the folD gene encoding bifunctional methylenetetrahydrofolate dehydrogenase/methenyltetrahydrofolate cyclohydrolase FolD, translating to MTAEVINGKELAKDLREEMKQEVTALKDEGITPHLTVVLVGDNPASKSYVSGKKKACEETGISSEIITMPATASEEELLEVIDKLNADDAVHGILVQLPLPEQIDEDRVIEAITPAKDVDGFHPINIGRMMTGKDTFLPCTPYGIVRMLKSRNIQIEGKHVVVLGRSNIVGKPVGQLLLNENATVTYCHSRTPDLAAFTKDADILVVAIGKAHVIGAEHIKEGAVVIDVGVNRIEDGSLTGDVDFEAAKEKASYITPVPQGVGPMTITMLLENTIKSAKGVLQY from the coding sequence ATGACAGCAGAGGTAATTAACGGTAAAGAGCTAGCAAAAGACCTTCGTGAAGAAATGAAACAAGAAGTGACTGCTTTAAAAGATGAAGGAATAACACCTCATCTTACTGTTGTTTTAGTTGGTGATAATCCAGCTTCTAAATCTTATGTGAGTGGTAAGAAGAAAGCATGTGAAGAAACTGGCATCTCTTCTGAAATCATTACAATGCCAGCTACAGCGTCAGAAGAAGAGCTTCTAGAGGTAATTGACAAGCTAAACGCAGATGATGCTGTACATGGTATTTTAGTTCAGCTTCCACTTCCTGAACAAATTGATGAAGATCGCGTAATTGAAGCGATCACACCAGCAAAAGATGTAGATGGTTTTCATCCCATTAATATTGGGCGAATGATGACAGGTAAAGATACCTTCTTACCTTGTACACCTTATGGAATTGTTAGAATGTTAAAGTCAAGAAATATTCAAATAGAAGGTAAGCATGTTGTTGTACTTGGACGTAGTAATATTGTTGGAAAGCCTGTTGGACAATTATTATTAAATGAAAATGCTACAGTGACATATTGTCATTCAAGAACTCCTGATTTAGCAGCATTTACAAAGGATGCAGATATTCTTGTTGTTGCGATTGGTAAGGCACATGTGATAGGCGCTGAACATATTAAAGAAGGTGCAGTAGTTATTGATGTTGGTGTGAATCGAATTGAGGACGGTTCGTTGACAGGAGATGTTGATTTTGAAGCGGCAAAAGAAAAAGCATCTTATATAACACCAGTTCCTCAAGGAGTAGGTCCCATGACAATTACGATGTTACTTGAAAATACAATTAAATCAGCTAAAGGAGTACTTCAATATTGA
- the nusB gene encoding transcription antitermination factor NusB, with protein sequence MNRRTAREKAMQILFQHDFNDIDLEEAIEEFLEPEEHDEYLIQLIHGVKEHIQEIDAMINEYLVNWTIERIASVEKTVLRIATYEFNYLDDIPTSVSINEAIELAKKFGDEKSGKFVNGVLSKIQKK encoded by the coding sequence ATGAATCGTCGAACTGCAAGAGAAAAAGCAATGCAAATTCTTTTTCAACATGATTTTAACGATATTGATCTAGAAGAAGCAATCGAAGAATTTTTGGAGCCTGAAGAGCATGATGAATATCTTATCCAACTCATTCATGGGGTGAAGGAACATATACAAGAAATTGATGCAATGATCAATGAATACTTAGTAAACTGGACAATTGAACGAATTGCATCTGTTGAGAAAACAGTACTACGAATTGCGACATATGAATTCAACTACTTAGATGATATTCCCACTAGTGTATCGATTAATGAAGCAATTGAATTGGCTAAGAAATTTGGAGATGAAAAATCTGGTAAATTTGTAAACGGGGTTTTATCTAAAATACAGAAAAAATAA
- a CDS encoding Asp23/Gls24 family envelope stress response protein, with product MSEKSLLNVSNNESLGKVEIAPEVIEVITGIAASEVEGLASMRGNFASDVVERFVKKSHSKGVKLELTDRGILIDLYVVLKFGVNIPGVAQKLQKNIKQTLKNMTELEIDEINIHVVGVQMDTDAKPVEKE from the coding sequence ATGAGTGAAAAATCGCTTTTAAATGTCAGTAATAATGAAAGTTTAGGCAAAGTAGAAATCGCTCCAGAAGTAATAGAAGTCATCACAGGGATTGCTGCGTCTGAGGTAGAAGGCTTAGCATCCATGCGCGGGAACTTCGCCTCCGATGTGGTTGAGCGCTTTGTGAAGAAATCACATAGTAAGGGTGTTAAATTAGAATTAACAGATCGTGGAATTTTAATTGATTTATATGTTGTGTTAAAATTTGGTGTTAATATTCCTGGGGTAGCACAGAAGCTACAAAAAAATATTAAACAAACATTAAAAAATATGACAGAGTTAGAAATCGATGAAATCAATATTCATGTAGTTGGTGTGCAAATGGATACAGATGCGAAGCCAGTAGAAAAAGAGTAA